TCGCGGGACGCGAGCGAGTAAAATAGTACCAGCCCTAGAAGGCAGACCCAACACCAAAGTCGTTTTTGGGCTATTTTCCAGAAAGTAGGACAAAAACGCTTGGCGACGGGCCGGGCAAACCCAAAGAAGATTCCATATTAAAATGCCGCCTTTCGCTTAAAGAACGAAAGGCAATAGATATCTGGGACGACCCCAATCGTCCTTTCACCTATATAGTGTAGCGTATGTTAGTTGTAAAGAGAGACGGCCGCAGGGAGTCGGTCAAGTTTGATAAGATCACGGCCCGCATAGAGAAACTGTGTTACGGCCTGAACATGTCGTTTGTAAGCCCTATTGAGGTTGCCAAAAAGGTGATTGACGGGATTTATGACGGCGTGACCACCGTGGAGTTGGACAACCTGGCGGCAGAGACCTCAGCGTCTATGACCACCAAGCACCCAGACTATGCTATTCTGGCGGCGCGCATTGCCATCTCCAGCCTGCACAAGGTGACCCAGAAGTCGTTCTTCAACACCATGAAACAGCTCTACACTTATGTAGATCCTAAGACTGGTGAGAATGCTTCTCTCATTGCCAAGGACGTGTTTGACATCATCAAGAAAAACGCGGCCATGCTAGACTCAAGCATCATCTATGACCGTGACTACAACTATGACTACTTCGGGTACAAGACTCTGGAGCGTTCTTACTTGTTGCGCGCGCATGGCAAGGTGATTGAGCGTCCTCAGCACATGCTCATGCGTGTGGCGGTGGGTATTCACAAAGAAGATATTGAGTCGGCTATTATTACCTACAACTTAATGTCTGAGAAGTGGTTCACGCACGCTACGCCAACCCTTTTCAACGCTGGTACGCCTAAACCGCAGTTGTCTTCTTGCTTCTTGTTGACCATGAAAGAGGACAGCATTCCGGGCATCTATGATACCTTGAAGAACTGTGCCTTGATCTCGCAGAGCGCGGGTGGTATTGGTTTAGCGGCCCACAACATCAGAGCCACGGGTTCTTACATCAAAGGCACCAACGGTACGTCTAATGGCCTTGTACCAATGCTGAAGGTGTTCAATGACACGGCCCGCTACGTAGACCAAGGCGGCGGAAAGCGCAAAGGCGCCTTCGCTATTTACCTGGAGCCATGGCACTCAGACATCTTTGACTTCCTGGATCTTAGAAAGAACCACGGCAAGGAAGAGATGCGTACCCGTGACCTGTTCCTGGCTCTTTGGACACCAGACTTGTTCATGAAGCGCGTTGAGGCCAACGGTGATTGGAGCTTAATGTGCCCGAACGAGTGCCCAGGCCTTTCTGACACCTGGGGTAAGGACTTCGAACGTTTGTATGAAAAATACGAGAAAGAAGGCAAAGCCCGCAAAACCATCAAGGCGCAGGAACTGTGGTTCGCTATCCTAGAATCACAGACCGAGACCGGTACGCCTTATATGTTGTTCAAGGACCACGCCAACGGCAAGTCTAACCAGCAGAACCTGGGTACCATCAAGAGTTCTAACTTGTGTACTGAGATCATCGAGTACACAGACGCCGATGAGATTGCCGTGTGTAACCTGGCCTCGCTTGCCCTTCCGCGCTATATCAAAGAAGAAAACGGGGTTAAGAAATTTGACCACGACAAACTATACGAAGTCACTTACACCGTCACCAAGAACCTGAACAAGGTAATTGACGTGAACTACTATCCGGTGCCGGAGGCCAAGAAGTCTAACATGCGCCACCGTCCAATTGGACTGGGTGTACAAGGCTTGGCAGACGCGTTCTTGTTATTGAGAATGCCGTTTGAGAGCGAAGAGGCCGCCCGTCTGAACAAGGAAATCTTTGAGACCATCTACTTTGCGGCCATGACGGCTTCTAAGGATTTAGCCAAAGTAGAAGGACCGTATGAGACCTTTGAAGGTTCACCTATCAGCCGTGGTATCTTCCAGTTTGACATGTGGGGCGTGACCCCAGAAAGCGGTCGTTGGGATTGGGAGGCCTTGCGTCAGGAAGTAGTAGAGCACGGTGTGCGTAACTCATTGCTAGTAGCGCCAATGCCAACGGCTTCAACGTCTCAGATTCTGGGCAACAATGAAGGGTTTGAGCCTTACACGTCTAACATCTACGTGCGCCGTGTGTTGAGCGGCGAGTTCATGATTGTGAACAAGCACTTGCTCAATGACCTGATTGCCTTGAACCTGTGGAATGACCAGATGAAGAGCGCCATCATTTCGGCGAACGGCTCTGTGCAGAACATTCCTAACATTCCGCAGAACATCAAAGACCTGTACAAGACGGTGTGGGAGATTAGTCAGCGTACCATCATTGACATGTCTGCCGACCGCGGCGCGTACATCTGCCAAAGCCAAAGCCTGAACCTGCACGTGTCTAACGTGAACTTCGGGAAGCTGACGTCTATGCACTTCCACAGCTGGAAGCGCGGCCTGAAAACCGGTATGTACTACCTGCGCACCAAAGCCGCCGCAGACGCCATCAAGTTCACCGTTGAGAAACAAGCCGCCGAAACCCTGGCCCCTATGTACAACAACGTGGAACAGAACCAAAGCGACATGGCCTGCTCTCTGGACAACCCAGACGCTTGCGAAGCTTGCGGTAGCTAAGAAACAGAAAGAGGAGGCCTAATCGCCTCCTCTTTTTTATATTAAACAATTACTTTAACTAATAAACTCTAATTTATTTAGCATCAATAATTTAAAAGCTAATATTTCATTAGCAATTAATATATTTTTACTATATTTAGTATATAGAAACAGAAAAGCCGGTCATCTTCCTACGGACACCGGCTCTTCAGATTTTCTTAACTATGTTGGGCATGTTAAGCCAGAATCTAAGCGATCCTGGAGGCTTTGTTTTATACGTTACAAAGGTAAAAGGTTTGATATCTTATCCAAACCTTTTCATTCCTCTCTTCGATTGAGCCGATTCGTGCTTGCCATTCCAACCCCTGTTCAAAAAAACACACATTAAAATGTGTGCAACCAGAAAGGAGGTGAATTTAAAATGGCTACCAATACAGGTAGAGGTTATCGAAATGGCGCGGTTACTAAGCGTTCACAAACTTACAATCCATCTACAGAGACTTGGACTAAGCGAGATTCAAGTTCAGGAAAATTTATTGATGGAAAGTCCGATGGTACACCTTTCAAAGGCGTGCGGAAGGAGAAGTAGTTTGAAGTCCCCAAGGTGCAAATGCACCTTGGGGTATTAATTCATTTTTGTAAAGCGAAGTAATGGCAGTAAAAACGAAGAAGATTACCAAAAGACTAAAGCCGCGGCTTTCAGTGAATAAATTAGGAGAGTATTTGAGCGCAGCACCTTATAGAAGGAGGAAAATTCTACAAGATGCAAAATATCCTCAAACAGTTATTTTCAAGAGATATAACTCTGCTGCAAATATTATCAGAGACTTTTTTGTTTCTGATAGAAGACATGAATCTATGGTTCAAGATGCAATAGAGAAATTTAGGCAACAAAAGCCCACTAGCAAATATCAAAGGGAAGTTATCCATTCCTGTATCGAGGCTTTAACAAGATTCATGCAATTCATTGAAGAATCCTCATTTCCAGAGGGGAATGAATTTCAAGATGGCATAAGTATATCTGCCTCTATTGCAATTGAAGGGACACAAGTAAGTGTAAGACCAGAGATTTTAATACATGAGAAAGGAAAGGTTGTAGGAGGTGTTAAACTTTACTTTTCCAAATCATTTCCGCTTTCAAAAGATTCTGCGGAATATATAGGCACCTTGCTAATGAAATATTTAGAGCTAAAATTAGATAGGCCTATTAAATCTAGGAATTGCTTTGTAATAGATGTCTTTAGCAAAACTATTTATACAGCACCAAAGTCACATATAAGAAGGTTCCAGGATATTGAAGCAGCTTGTCAAGAAATATCCAGCAGATGGAATTCTATCTAATTATTTGACCTAGAAAAGGAGGCCGCTAATGGCCTCCTTTATTATTTCTTCTGGCCAAACCCGTTTTTAGCCTACTTCCCAGAAAACAGGCAAAAAACGACTTTTCTTCCTCTTCAGACTTCATTTCCAAATTAGCATCCAGTATTTCCAGCCTCCTCCGTATAGAACGTGGTAGTATCATCGTTCCTCTTACATGAAGAAGTATTTATCTGCGTTCTTGATGCTGTTGGGCGGGTTAGCGTTTTCGTGCCAGTCGCTTAGCAATGAGTCTGGGGTGGCGCCAGAAGTTTCTGCTACCGCTGGGGCTGAAGAAGCCGGGGAGTTGACCTTTATATCGCAACGGGTGAATAGGCCTGAGAAGCCTTGCCCACAGGACAGCTGCGCCGAGGTGAAACTGCAATACCTGGTGGCCAAGGGAGAGCCGGCGGCTTTGCGGGATTCCTTGAACCGGTACATGCAACGCTACCTGCTGGGCTTACAGCTCATGAACAACCCAGACGCCAGTCTAACTCCCAGAGAAGACGCCGCCGTTCTTGTCGCGGACCAGTTCATGGAACAGCAGGCAAAATTCCGGAAAGATTTTCCAGACGCAGCCGTCCGGGCGGGTTGGTATCTGACGGTATCGTCTAAGCCGCTGCATCAAACAGACAGCTTGGTGTCTTTGCAGATAAAGCATGAAGGCTACAGCGGCGGCGCGCACGGCTATGCCATGACCACCTTGCAAACCTTTGACAATACCGGCCACGCGCTCAAGATTACTGAACTGGTCACAGACACGGTACAGCTCAGGAAGTTGGTGGAGCAGGAGTTCAGGAAGGTGCGCAAACTGCCGGCTACGTCTTTTAGAAGACAGGGCTTCTACACCCAGCGCGGCAGGCTGCCGTTTCCGCAGAACGCCGCGCTTACGCTAGAGGGACTTCTGCTTTATTACAATGCCTATGAGGTGAATGCCTACGCCTTCGGTCCCACGCAACTGGTCTTGCCGTATGCGCAACTCCAAACCCTGCTCAAGCCAGCGTACCTACCCAGAGAACCAGGTACTCGCTAGCAGCAAGCACCTGTTCCGTTTTTAGGCTAAAACCCAGAAAACAGGCTAAAAACACTACTAAAGGCCAGGCGCTAAAACAATAGACAGAAAAAATATCCCTAAAAGGATGGCCGCGGGCAGTACACTCAACAAAAAGCCAACTTTAGCAATTTTCTTGTCGCGGGCATAGATGCTGGGGTCTGGGCTTTTTGAGATTTTAGACATAGCCAACACAAAGAAGAGTGCTCCTAGCAACGCGAAGGCTAGATAAAAGCCCAGAAGCACCCAACCAGCACCAAGCAGACTCCATACGCCAAATAACCCTACTACCAGAGACACCGCAGCAGCGGCCAACCCAAAACCGATCAGCGTACGAACAGATTTGCTTTGAGGCGTCTTCTCCTCCTGACCATCACCAACCGCTTGCCTGTACTTTTTATGGGTCGCTCCAGCTTTCAGGTCCCGTGACTTGGCGGCGGCCTTCTCCACTTGCTTCTTGAACTGGAGCAAGCGCTTGTCCAGCAGCGTACTGCCTTTGGGGTTGATTGGGCGTTTAGAGGAAGGGGCAGAAGAAAGGGCAGACCCAGAGGAGAAACGTGCCGGCGTTGGCTGCGCCACAGAAGCCTCCAGAGGATATGTTTCTGCAGGAGCGGTCTCTAATGCAACAGACACTCTACCATTGTGGGCATTGTCACTGGGGGTATTGGGCTGCGCGTTCTGTGTTTTGGCAAGGGGCACAGAAAAGTCAAAGACCTGCCGCTGGGCACAGCCCGAGGCAAACAATAACACCATTAAAAAAGGCAACAAAGGAAAAGCGCCAGGGGAAAACACAGTTTTCTTCATCCCTCAAGATAAAGAAATACCGGCATCCTTCTATATATTCTCGCGGGCATATGTTCCGCAAAAGCTGCCTTGTATCTCCTAAGGCCATGGTAATCTCTGGAAGCTTCCAGGCTAGGCAATCCAATCATTAGGGCATTCAAACAAAAGGAATTTAACTGTCTGGTTCTTGCCGTCTGCACAAGAAGTCGTTTTTAGGCTAAAATCCAGAAAACAGGCCAAAAACGGCTTTTCATAAAACCTTACGGAACTTCCATCCAGCATTTCATGGCACGGCCGGCTCTTCCAACCCCGCTTTGCTCATTCCAACAAAGAGTAATTTTTCCGCTTGTAAACCAGTCTGTTATCTATTTACCCACAGGCCTGGGGATAACTTTTCGGGTTGTCAACGGCAGAAACCTGGAAGGCCCTCGTTAGTCTAGCGGCTCCGGTCACCGGCCACACGGGCCTGGCTGCAGCCAAAATGTTTTATGTTTTACGTTCACCCTTAATTCCCCCATTATGAAATTGAACCGTCTTTCCCTGTTGCTGTTGCTGGCCGTTCCGTTTACCGCCTGCGAAGACGATGACGACAACGCGCCCAGCCTGAATGCCCAATGGAAGCTCTATTCCTCCAAAGTACTCACCATGGGCGACCAGTCAGCCTGCGATTATCAGGTAAAGCCCTCTGACATGGACGGGGCGCCCAGCACCGCGGCTTGCCAGGTAGATGACGTATATGACTTCAGCAACAACAAAGAGCTCATCATCCAGAACGGCGACAAGAAATGTACCCCCACAGAGTCTGCCACCACCGCCAAGCCGTATGAGCGCCAGGGAGATCAACTCATGATTGACGGCCAGGCCTACTCCATTGTGCGCCTCACGCAAGACACCCTCATCCTGAGCCACTGCACCAACCTGCCTTCGGCAACTGGGTTTACCAATGGCAAAGTGGGCATGAAGTTCATTAGAAACTAAGCCATCAAGAATCCCCGCCGTTTTTGGCTTGTTTTACAGAAAACAGACCAAAAACGACGGGGATTCTTCTTTTACAGACCTTCGCTTTACTGGTTAGAATTGGTACGTGAAAGTGGTTTCTACTGGGCTGCCCTGCTCTGAGGTGGTGATTCTCTTGGTAGGCAGGTTGCGGTCATTGTACTCATAGGTGAACGTGGTCACATGCTGCTCTCCGTTGGCCAGCGTGGTGGTCACCTTGCCGGGGTTGTTGCGGTGTAAAACAATGGTAGGCGTGAACAGGAAACCCAGCATGTGCTGCACTCCAATCTTGGCGTCATAGTCTGTGTACTTCTGCATCTGCACCAACTGCCAGTCCAGGGCAGAACCCGCCTTCTGGAAAGACTCTACCAAGATTACGTTGCCGCTGCCGGTCTCATAGGTATACACTTCCTTGTGGGTGGCCAGGGGCGTTTCTGAATCAGAGTCCGCGTTTTTGGAGAAGTCATAGCGCGTTTTCAGGAGTTTTTTGGCGTCATACTCAAAGGTGTGGTAGCTTTCCACGCGGCCGTCCACCAGCTCTTCTATCTTGTAGACCAGGTTGTCTGAGGTGTAGTGGTAGACGTTTTCAGCGTCCTGGGCGGTGCCTTTGGTGAGCACGTAGGCCAGGCGGCTCCAGTTGTCAAAAAGTATGTTGCTGGTAGACTCCTGCGCGTCATTGAGGGCGTAGCTGCCTTTGCCTTTGATCTGTGTGAGCCAGCCTTGCCCGTTGTACACAAACTGGCGCTCATCACCGGCAGAAGAAGCCGCTCTGGTCAAATATACCGGCCCCGCCGATGGGTTCGCAGGCGCGGGGTCTTCCAGGTCACAGCTGGTTAAAAACAATGGGGCCAGCAGGCCAAACGTCAGTAGCCGTAAGAATGCTTTCATAAGATTTACGTGTAGGGGGAAGCTGTCCATAAAAGCCAGCCACTAGAAAGAGCCTGCTCTGGGCAGAAAGGTTGCATGCCCCTTCCAACCACCTGCCACTCTACCGCATATTGGGCCGTGCAGCCAACCAATCCTTACCCGTTTGCGCCTCTACGTCTCCTCCCTTCTTCAGGACGATGTTCTAGGGGTATATTATTAATACAGTGGAAGTAAGCTGCTCCTCTCTTGGAAGTGACAGTAGGCTGATGGGCTTTTTTAATGGGGAGGTTTTAAGATGGGTAGATTTGATAGTGGAGGTAAAGCACTTGGACCGTTTTTGGCTTATTTTCCAGAAAACAGGCTAAAAACGACAAGGGAATGCTGTTACAACTCCTCCATCAGCCACTTGACCGCCGCTTCCTCGTCCTTAAAGTCGCACAGGGCCAGGTTATGCTGCCCGGCGCGTTCTACAATATGTGCCATGGTCTCTACGTGGGCCACGTCTTGAGACACCAGGGTGGCCATGCGCTGCAAGGGGCCGGCCAGAATCTGCGGAACGGCGTTCTGCATGATCCAGAGCTGGTCTTCTGGGGAGAAGGCGCGCATTCTGCGGTTGTCGGCTAGCCAGCGGGCAAGCCCGAAGCGGTCTACCACGTTGGCGCATAGCAGCATACCCTCGCGCAGTTCCTGGCTGCCTATTTTGCCTTGCCAGACCGCCATTCCCAACGACTGCTCTGCGTCATACCTGATGGTGACGGCATAACTCTCAAAATACACAACGGGTTGGGTTAACAGCATCATATGCACAAGTATAAACAAATATACCGCATTAGCGGCGCGTTCAGATAATAGGGAAGTAAGCGGCCAACCTCTACAGCAGGGCCAGATAGAAGCGTGCATTTTCTTGAAACAGTCGCTCCTGCCTTCTCTGGCACTTTCTACTTTATATACCCAGAAGCCAACTAGTAAGCGCCGGTCATATTTGTTTCTCAACCCATGAAAGCATTAGACGAGGCCGGCAGATTGCTTCTGTCTCTTGGCCGTTAAGCCTTTTTACAAACGTCAGAAGACTGAGTTGATTGATCAAAAAGTATTAGTTGATGCCAGATTCCCGCTAAAAAGAGAATAATTACCCGTTTTTTTAAGTGTTTCTACACGGGTTGTATGTAAAAACACGCAATAGATGGAGGAAAGTAACCTGCTTTTTCATAAATTTACTTTTTCTGAAAACGCCCCATTTCGTTTTTCCATTGCCTTATGCTAGCTCAGGAACAATCTACCGTACTACAATTTGGGCAAGCGTCACTACGCTTGGTCTATGATGCCCAGAACGGCTGGATTTATGGTGACTGGATTGGCGTGCATTCGCTCAACACCATCCAAAAGGGTATGAACACGCTCCTAGAGTGGATAGAGCAGACCGGCGCCACCAAGTACCTCAGCGATAACACCAACATTGTGGGCGGCTGGAATACGGCCAATGAGTGGCTAGCCGATGTCTGGACCCCCAAAGCCGCCGAAGTGGGCATGAAGCACGTGGCGCACGTACTGGCGCCTGGGATTTTCGGGCAGATGTCCATGGAGTCTCTGGAGCCGCAAATCAACTCTTTGATCAACATTCAAATGTTTGATGCCCTGGCAGACGCCCAGCACTGGCTCTCTGAGCAATAATCCTCGCCTTCCTCTCCACCGCACTGCCCTGTCAAAATGCCATTGCCGGCAGCAGGCCTCTTTGTCAATTTGTCTTATTTACTTCGCCTAAAAGAGCTAATGCTGCTCTGGTACGGGCTTTGCTATTCTTCTGGTATCTGAAATAGAGCAGAAGGAGAAGACCATGAAGTTGATAAAAGATAAAAAGTTCTTACAGAACGTTGCCCATTACATAGACGTGACCAATACCGTAGGCGGCGGGGTCATACAGCCGCAGGTACGGTTGCAGAAGCGCCAGAAGGAAGTAGTGCTACAAGTGCTGCTGCCGGGGGTAGAGACAGAGCAATGCCAGGTGGTGCTAGACAAAAACCAGCTGACCGTCATGGCCCTGCACCACAACCAGGACTACCCCGTCATGCAGGCGCCGCTGTTCCACCAGCAGTTTGCCTTGCCGCCCCAACTGGACTACGGCCAGATAAGGGTGGTGCGCAAAGACCGTGAACTGCGCGTGCATGTGCCGTACCTGCCCCAAGGCCCGCGTCTGTTGGATATTGAGCAATGGTAATTTCAAAATAAACGTATACAAGAAGAGCCCAGAACGGATTGGTCAAAGTGACTGGGCGTTTTTGGGCTCTTTTTCTGGAACCAGGCTAAAAACGGCCCTCGTGCAGCCAGATGCCAGCGCCTGCCAGGTGTTGGCCTTTACAGCAAGAGTTTATGTTTTGTCTAACCAATAAAGAAAAGGAGGAGATTATGGCCATCCAACGTTTTAACGGCGGCTTTGATGACATGATGCCGCAAAGCTTCAGCACCATGCTGGACCGTTTCTTTCAGGATTCTATGAGCAACCGCGAACGCCTGAACCGGTTTAGTCCGCAGGTAGACACGTGTGAGACAGAGCGTGGGTTTGAGATTGACGTGTCTCTGCCGGGCCTCAGAAAAGAAGACATTTCTCTGGACTTCCAGCAGGGCCGCCTCACCATCTCTGGAGAGCGCCAGTTCAACCAGGAGAAGAATGAGAAGCGCTACCACATGGTAGAAAGCCAGTACGGCTCTTTCTCCCGCTCGTTCCAGTTGCCAGACATTGTAGACCCCAACGGCATTGAGGCCGTCTTTGAAAACGGCGTGCTTAGGGTAACCGTGCCCAAAGACGAGCGCAAGACCGCCCGCCAGCGCATTGAGGTGCGCGAGGGCAGCAACGGCGGCAACGCCAACATGCGCCTGGACGCTCAATCACAGCAGCATTCTAACCAATTTGAGGAAGCCAACACCGCTATACGCGAGAACGCTTCTAAAAAACAGAAAGCCCCATCTAAATAATCCGCTGGCCGGAACAACAAAAAGAGAGGCATCTCCGCAGCGGGGATGCCTCTCTTTTTTGGGTTCAATGGTAGGTTACCCTTGCATGCCACTGCTCATGGCGGCGTTGCCGCTTCCTTTGTCCTGGCCGGTTCCGTCTGGCACGCTGCCTGGGTTATACGTACCCCCGCTGGCCTGCCCCGGCACCGTTGGGCTGGTTGCGTTTCCTCCAGACACCCGGGTGGCCGTGCCGGCAGTATTGGCCGCTCCGCCACGGTTGGCTTTGTAGTAATACACTGTAATGAACAGGGCAATAATCAACAGAATGACAAGTGCTATAAACATAGTGGTAAGGTTAAGTTAAACAGAACGTACACCTTCTCTTTTACTCCCTTGGGGCGCTGCCGTTGCAAAAACCTGCCCAAAAGATGCCTTCCCAACCTATTCTCCGTTTTTTCTGTACCTTTAATTCAATAGCCACCGCCGTTTTTCCGTTTGTATAAAGCTATGATGAAGAAACTGTTTTTCCTGATACTGGTGGCCTGGGCCGCCACCCAAACCGCGCGGGCGCAAGACATGGGCCAGCGCTATTTCATAGAACTGATGACCGGCGAGCGCATTTACGCCCACAAGATCCAGTTCAAGAGTCCCTTGTTCAAGCAAAACTACTTCCTGTTGGATGATTCATTGCAGTACACGCCAGACCGGGTGCGCTACTTCCAGAACCAGGAGGGTTATTTTGCCCGGCTCAACACCACGGGCCGTCGCTTCGGGGATTTTGCCCAGCGGGAGAGTGCCGGCAAGATTTCTACCTACTTTGTCTACCGCACAGACTACAACTATTCCCCCGGTGTGGGTGTGGGCATGGGCGGAGTGGGAATGGGAGGGTATGGCTACGGGTACCCCACCCAGCGCCGGGTGTACTATTTCTCCAAGGAGAACGGCCCTCTGGAGCCATTGTCTTACAAGAACCTGAGAGTGGCCTTATCTGACAACCCAGGCAGCATGGAAAGCCTGCAGAAATACAAGCGGGGCCAGAATATACAACTGGGCATGTACATTGCCGGCGGCGGTCTCATGCTGGCGGGTCTGCAACAGCAGTTCAGGTCTACGCCAGAGGGCGGAAGCAAAATTTCGCCGCTGTTCTTTGTAGGCTTGGGTGTTTCTCTGTTGCCGCAGGTGATTAGGCTGGTGAAAAAAGACCAGCTCTCTGAAGCCATTGAACTCTACAACTACACCCCGGTTAACTAAACCACCCAGACACGCAGCAGCGGCCGTCCCTCTCAGCAAGGACGGCCGCTGCTGCGTTGGCCCTGTTTCACTGGCAAAGGGCCTGGGTCTTCCTGTATTCACAGTATATTTGCGGGCCGTCTGCTTTTGTTGAACAAGCCTTTAGTAACCTTACACGTGACCTCTTCTTCATTTACCATAAGACCCATCACCAGCCACCAGGAGATGCTGGACCAGTTTAAGTTGATTCAGCTGTTGAACCCGCACATGACGCCAGAGCGCTACACCCAGCTCGTTGACCAGATGCACCCCAGCCACTACCAAATGGTGGGCTGCTTTCAAGGAGAGACCTGCGTAGGGTTGTCTGGGTATTGGATAGCCACCAAACTGTACAGCGGCAAGTACCTGGAGATTGACAATTTTGTGGTAGATGAACCCAACCGCTCACAAGGCGTAGGCAAGCTGCTATTGGACTGGCTCCTGGCAGAAGCCACCGCCCACAACTGTGAAACGGCCATGCTAGACGCCTACGTGGTCAATGCCCCGGCCCACAAGTTCTACCTACGCGAAGGCTTCCAGATCAAGGGTTTCCACTTCCTGAAAAAGCTGTAAGGCCCGGGCTCCGTTTTTGGCGTATTTCATGGAAAACAGCCTAAAAACGGTGCTTTTATTTTAGGTCTAGTTCTGTAATTTGCCTCTATGAAACCATTGCTGCTGTTGCACGGTGCGCTGGGCGCCCAAAACCAATTTGAGCCGCTTCTGTCTCTGTTACCCGAGCAGGTGCCCGTGTATTCTTTTAACCTGGCCGGCCACGGCGGGGCTCCGTTTTCAGAGGCCCCGTTCCAGATGGAGACGTTTGTCACACAGCTTCTGCAGTGGCTGGAAGAAAAAAACCTGCCTCCCATGAACGTATTTGGGTACAGCATGGGCGGGTACGTGGCCCTAGAAGCCGCTAGGCAGCAACCCAGGTGGTTTCATCAGATCTTTACGCTGGCCAGCAAGTTTGCCTGGTCCCCAGAGGCTGCCCAACATGAAACGGCCAAGCTGCAGCCTGAAGTAGTACAGGAGAAAGTACCGCAGTTTGCCGAGGCCCTTCGCCAGCGCCACGCGCCGCAAGACTGGCAGGAACTCATGCGCCGCACCGCCGCCATGATGCAGCAGTTGGGCGCGCAGCCCCTGCTCACCCCAGAGACCTTGGCCCAAATCACTGTTCCCGTGCGCATAGCCGTAGGCGATCATGACCCCATGGTCACCATTGAAGAGACCGTGCAGGCCTATCGTCAACTGCCCAACGCTCAGTTGCAGATAATACCCGCCACCAAGCATCCGTTAGAACAGCTACACTGGCCCCTGCTTGCGCAGGCCCTTACTCATTTCTTTGCCTATGCTTAGTCCTTCCCCGCTCTTCCGCCAGGTTCTTGTGTCTGTTTGCCTTCTGGCGCTTCTTTGGCTTAGCAGCTGCGCCGCCGGGGGCCCGAAGTTTGGCGAAAAGGGCTACACCGAGAAAGGCAAGGCCAGCTACTACAGCAACAAACTACGTGGCAATAAAATGGCCAACGGCCAGCGCTACCGCCCCAGCAAGAAAACAGCCGCCCACAAGAAACTCGCCTTCGGGACCAAGGTAAAG
The nucleotide sequence above comes from Nibribacter ruber. Encoded proteins:
- a CDS encoding GNAT family N-acetyltransferase produces the protein MTSSSFTIRPITSHQEMLDQFKLIQLLNPHMTPERYTQLVDQMHPSHYQMVGCFQGETCVGLSGYWIATKLYSGKYLEIDNFVVDEPNRSQGVGKLLLDWLLAEATAHNCETAMLDAYVVNAPAHKFYLREGFQIKGFHFLKKL
- a CDS encoding septal ring lytic transglycosylase RlpA family protein, translating into MSVCLLALLWLSSCAAGGPKFGEKGYTEKGKASYYSNKLRGNKMANGQRYRPSKKTAAHKKLAFGTKVKVTNPKNGKSVKVRITDRGPFTPGRILDLSLKAALKLDLEKAGVAPVEMEVVKEPKKK
- a CDS encoding Hsp20/alpha crystallin family protein produces the protein MKLIKDKKFLQNVAHYIDVTNTVGGGVIQPQVRLQKRQKEVVLQVLLPGVETEQCQVVLDKNQLTVMALHHNQDYPVMQAPLFHQQFALPPQLDYGQIRVVRKDRELRVHVPYLPQGPRLLDIEQW
- a CDS encoding DUF3298 and DUF4163 domain-containing protein gives rise to the protein MKKYLSAFLMLLGGLAFSCQSLSNESGVAPEVSATAGAEEAGELTFISQRVNRPEKPCPQDSCAEVKLQYLVAKGEPAALRDSLNRYMQRYLLGLQLMNNPDASLTPREDAAVLVADQFMEQQAKFRKDFPDAAVRAGWYLTVSSKPLHQTDSLVSLQIKHEGYSGGAHGYAMTTLQTFDNTGHALKITELVTDTVQLRKLVEQEFRKVRKLPATSFRRQGFYTQRGRLPFPQNAALTLEGLLLYYNAYEVNAYAFGPTQLVLPYAQLQTLLKPAYLPREPGTR
- a CDS encoding alpha/beta fold hydrolase → MKPLLLLHGALGAQNQFEPLLSLLPEQVPVYSFNLAGHGGAPFSEAPFQMETFVTQLLQWLEEKNLPPMNVFGYSMGGYVALEAARQQPRWFHQIFTLASKFAWSPEAAQHETAKLQPEVVQEKVPQFAEALRQRHAPQDWQELMRRTAAMMQQLGAQPLLTPETLAQITVPVRIAVGDHDPMVTIEETVQAYRQLPNAQLQIIPATKHPLEQLHWPLLAQALTHFFAYA
- a CDS encoding Hsp20/alpha crystallin family protein, with protein sequence MAIQRFNGGFDDMMPQSFSTMLDRFFQDSMSNRERLNRFSPQVDTCETERGFEIDVSLPGLRKEDISLDFQQGRLTISGERQFNQEKNEKRYHMVESQYGSFSRSFQLPDIVDPNGIEAVFENGVLRVTVPKDERKTARQRIEVREGSNGGNANMRLDAQSQQHSNQFEEANTAIRENASKKQKAPSK
- a CDS encoding ribonucleoside-diphosphate reductase subunit alpha gives rise to the protein MLVVKRDGRRESVKFDKITARIEKLCYGLNMSFVSPIEVAKKVIDGIYDGVTTVELDNLAAETSASMTTKHPDYAILAARIAISSLHKVTQKSFFNTMKQLYTYVDPKTGENASLIAKDVFDIIKKNAAMLDSSIIYDRDYNYDYFGYKTLERSYLLRAHGKVIERPQHMLMRVAVGIHKEDIESAIITYNLMSEKWFTHATPTLFNAGTPKPQLSSCFLLTMKEDSIPGIYDTLKNCALISQSAGGIGLAAHNIRATGSYIKGTNGTSNGLVPMLKVFNDTARYVDQGGGKRKGAFAIYLEPWHSDIFDFLDLRKNHGKEEMRTRDLFLALWTPDLFMKRVEANGDWSLMCPNECPGLSDTWGKDFERLYEKYEKEGKARKTIKAQELWFAILESQTETGTPYMLFKDHANGKSNQQNLGTIKSSNLCTEIIEYTDADEIAVCNLASLALPRYIKEENGVKKFDHDKLYEVTYTVTKNLNKVIDVNYYPVPEAKKSNMRHRPIGLGVQGLADAFLLLRMPFESEEAARLNKEIFETIYFAAMTASKDLAKVEGPYETFEGSPISRGIFQFDMWGVTPESGRWDWEALRQEVVEHGVRNSLLVAPMPTASTSQILGNNEGFEPYTSNIYVRRVLSGEFMIVNKHLLNDLIALNLWNDQMKSAIISANGSVQNIPNIPQNIKDLYKTVWEISQRTIIDMSADRGAYICQSQSLNLHVSNVNFGKLTSMHFHSWKRGLKTGMYYLRTKAAADAIKFTVEKQAAETLAPMYNNVEQNQSDMACSLDNPDACEACGS